From the Flavimarina sp. Hel_I_48 genome, one window contains:
- a CDS encoding 1-deoxy-D-xylulose-5-phosphate synthase, producing MSTDLLSHLDDPADLRKLPPEKLDDLARELRQFIINIVAVKEGHLGASLGVVELTIALHYIFYTPRDKLIWDVGHQAYGHKILTGRRDIFETNRQYGGLSGFPRREENQYDAFGTGHSSTSISAALGMAIGAQLKGDKNRQHIAVIGDASIASGMAFEALNHAGATNANLLVVLNDNTMGIDPSVGAFKNYLFELKNGHSEAKNSFEALNFSYYGPVDGHDLSALLDVLNKLKNETGPRLLHVITTKGKGLKQAEADQVKYHAPGRFNAKTGDLEQYPAAPQPPKYQDVFGHTLVELAETNVKIIGITPAMPTGSSLKYMMQRFPERAFDVGIAEQHAVTLAAGMASEGFSVFCTIYSTFLQRGYDQLIHDVALQNLPVIFCLDRAGLVGEDGATHHGIFDIAYLRCIPNMILYAPRNEETLRNILFTAQKGLQHPIAIRYPRGRGNVIAWETPFEEVAIGKAEKLRDGNKIAVLVTGNLTERTLKIASESEKKVAVYYFGFIKPLDFEALNTIFDQFKAIITLEDGVKIGGFGSAIAEYAAEKNYKGSIKILGIPDRFIEHGSIDELQKEAGIDVDTIKEILREQLKHL from the coding sequence ATGTCTACAGATTTACTTTCACACCTTGATGACCCCGCAGATTTGCGGAAACTGCCCCCGGAAAAACTGGATGATCTCGCCAGGGAACTGCGCCAGTTTATCATTAACATAGTTGCGGTAAAAGAAGGGCATCTGGGTGCAAGCCTGGGTGTGGTGGAATTGACTATCGCCCTCCACTACATTTTTTACACCCCACGCGACAAGTTGATCTGGGATGTGGGACACCAGGCGTATGGGCATAAAATTCTTACGGGTCGGCGGGATATCTTTGAAACCAATAGGCAATATGGCGGTCTGAGCGGTTTTCCGCGTAGGGAAGAAAACCAATACGACGCCTTTGGGACTGGACACTCCAGCACTTCTATTTCTGCCGCGCTGGGCATGGCGATAGGCGCCCAACTCAAAGGTGACAAAAACCGACAACATATTGCGGTAATAGGCGATGCTTCCATCGCAAGCGGAATGGCCTTTGAAGCCCTCAACCATGCCGGCGCGACAAATGCTAACCTACTCGTGGTGCTCAATGACAATACGATGGGCATTGATCCCAGCGTGGGCGCTTTTAAAAACTACCTTTTTGAGCTAAAAAATGGTCATTCTGAAGCTAAAAATAGCTTTGAAGCACTTAATTTTAGCTATTATGGCCCTGTGGATGGGCATGATCTTAGCGCTCTTTTAGATGTTCTGAATAAATTAAAGAATGAAACCGGCCCGCGTTTATTGCATGTGATAACCACAAAAGGAAAAGGACTGAAACAAGCCGAGGCAGATCAGGTAAAGTACCACGCCCCTGGCCGATTTAATGCCAAAACGGGTGATCTAGAGCAATATCCTGCAGCACCTCAACCTCCCAAATATCAGGATGTTTTTGGCCATACCTTAGTAGAACTGGCCGAAACAAACGTAAAAATAATAGGTATCACTCCTGCCATGCCCACGGGGAGTTCCTTAAAATACATGATGCAACGCTTCCCGGAGCGCGCGTTTGATGTGGGCATTGCAGAACAACATGCGGTTACCCTTGCGGCAGGAATGGCCAGCGAAGGTTTTTCGGTCTTTTGTACTATTTATTCTACATTTTTACAGCGCGGTTATGACCAACTTATTCACGATGTGGCACTACAAAATTTACCTGTAATCTTTTGTCTGGACCGTGCCGGCCTTGTGGGTGAAGATGGTGCCACCCACCACGGTATTTTTGATATTGCCTATCTGCGCTGTATCCCAAATATGATCCTTTACGCTCCACGGAATGAAGAAACCCTTCGGAATATCCTGTTTACCGCGCAAAAAGGCTTGCAACATCCTATCGCCATTCGCTACCCAAGAGGAAGGGGAAATGTAATAGCATGGGAAACGCCGTTTGAAGAAGTCGCAATTGGCAAGGCCGAAAAACTGCGCGATGGAAACAAAATTGCTGTTTTGGTAACCGGAAATCTTACGGAGCGCACACTAAAAATTGCTTCAGAAAGTGAAAAGAAAGTAGCCGTTTACTATTTTGGTTTTATAAAACCACTTGATTTTGAAGCGTTAAATACCATTTTTGACCAATTTAAGGCTATTATCACCTTAGAAGATGGCGTAAAAATTGGTGGTTTCGGTTCCGCAATAGCGGAATATGCGGCTGAAAAGAATTATAAAGGCTCCATCAAAATCTTGGGCATTCCCGATCGCTTTATAGAACATGGGAGTATTGATGAATTACAAAAAGAAGCTGGAATAGATGTAGATACGATTAAAGAAATCCTGCGCGAACAGTTGAAACACTTATAA
- a CDS encoding nucleoside deaminase, with product MLQPFDDTYFMKRALQEAEIAYELGEIPVGAVITVNNTIIARAHNLTERLNDVTAHAEMQAITAAANYLGGKYLTDCTLYITLEPCQMCAGALYWSQISNIVIAAPDPVRGYQHMGTQLHPKTRVHQGIMADQAAALLKRFFIERRNLN from the coding sequence ATGCTACAACCTTTTGACGATACCTATTTTATGAAAAGAGCACTGCAGGAAGCGGAGATCGCCTATGAACTTGGCGAGATTCCAGTAGGTGCCGTCATAACGGTAAACAATACAATAATCGCCCGCGCGCACAATCTGACCGAACGTCTCAATGATGTCACCGCGCACGCTGAAATGCAGGCCATTACCGCTGCAGCGAACTATCTGGGAGGCAAATATCTTACCGATTGTACACTTTATATCACGCTGGAACCTTGTCAAATGTGCGCCGGTGCATTGTACTGGAGCCAGATTTCAAATATTGTGATCGCTGCGCCAGATCCTGTGCGGGGCTATCAGCATATGGGTACGCAATTGCATCCCAAAACCAGGGTACATCAGGGGATTATGGCAGATCAGGCTGCTGCTTTATTGAAACGTTTTTTCATAGAACGACGCAATCTAAATTGA
- a CDS encoding DUF294 nucleotidyltransferase-like domain-containing protein, which yields MQNTIAERIYDFLKGFPPFQFMDEKNLLIIAGEVKVIYLEKDKPIFKENEANHGMFYVVKDGAVRIFRIENKEPQIVDICDEGDLFGLRPLITKEDYQSSASANEESILYGIPIALFLPMALENKKVSNFLIASFASNVSDPRALEKSGKLFTEYSVERGSEILDLKKAKYTKNPVTCAPEISIKEAANIMVSKHVGSIVVIKDKKPVGMITNQDLRDKIATGINSITEPVTQIMSAPVKCFQKGPTVSQAQLIMLKNDISHLCITQDGTPDTELLGLITQQDIVVSFANNPIVLLKEVKRADKPNTLREIKIKTGELLKKYLDQNLPLSQILNILNEINYAITVRAIEISLKKMETPAPCKFAWLALGSQGRKEQTLTTDQDNAIVFEDVPAADYEVTQEYFLELARHVTRTLHKVGYAYCTADMMASNPRWCQSLSEWQSQFTQWITNPSPESLLLSAIFFDYSYVYGDTPLVTTLSDQIFEVLDGNTFFYRHMARDATKSPALLGFFRQFLVEESGEHKDFFDIKQRALMPLIDAARVLSLHHKLRNINNTAGRFERLAELEENNKEVYESCSYAFKALLKFRTKQGLLHDDSGRFIELASLNKAEKLKLKRCFRPIRDIQEILTVRYQLK from the coding sequence ATGCAAAACACAATTGCCGAACGCATTTATGATTTTTTAAAAGGATTTCCCCCATTTCAGTTTATGGATGAGAAAAACCTGCTCATCATTGCCGGTGAGGTAAAGGTCATTTATTTAGAGAAAGACAAACCCATCTTCAAGGAAAACGAAGCAAACCACGGGATGTTCTATGTGGTAAAGGACGGTGCGGTACGCATTTTCAGAATAGAAAATAAAGAACCACAGATCGTTGATATTTGCGATGAAGGTGATCTGTTTGGGTTGCGGCCGCTGATCACTAAAGAAGATTATCAATCCTCAGCTTCGGCAAACGAAGAGAGCATATTGTATGGTATTCCCATAGCTCTGTTTCTACCCATGGCGCTGGAAAATAAAAAGGTAAGCAACTTTTTGATCGCCAGTTTTGCCTCAAACGTAAGTGACCCGCGAGCACTGGAAAAAAGTGGTAAACTATTCACCGAATATTCCGTAGAGCGGGGCAGTGAGATTTTAGACCTGAAAAAAGCAAAATACACTAAAAATCCAGTCACCTGCGCACCAGAAATCTCCATTAAGGAAGCGGCAAATATCATGGTAAGCAAACATGTGGGCAGCATTGTGGTCATTAAGGACAAGAAACCCGTGGGAATGATCACTAACCAGGATCTTAGGGATAAAATCGCAACAGGAATAAACAGTATAACAGAGCCGGTTACCCAGATCATGAGCGCGCCGGTAAAATGTTTTCAAAAAGGGCCCACGGTATCCCAGGCCCAACTTATTATGCTTAAAAATGACATCAGTCATTTATGTATTACCCAGGATGGGACACCAGATACGGAGTTGCTGGGTCTTATCACGCAGCAGGATATAGTAGTTTCTTTTGCCAATAATCCCATAGTGCTCCTTAAAGAGGTAAAACGGGCGGATAAACCTAATACGCTGCGCGAAATCAAGATCAAAACCGGAGAACTACTCAAAAAATACCTGGATCAAAACCTGCCGCTTTCCCAGATCTTAAATATCCTCAATGAGATAAACTATGCGATCACCGTACGCGCGATCGAGATTTCCCTAAAAAAGATGGAAACACCGGCACCGTGCAAATTTGCCTGGCTGGCACTGGGCAGTCAGGGGAGAAAGGAACAGACACTTACCACAGATCAGGACAACGCGATCGTATTTGAGGACGTGCCCGCTGCAGATTATGAGGTAACCCAGGAATATTTTCTGGAGCTGGCGCGCCATGTTACACGCACATTGCATAAAGTGGGCTACGCGTATTGTACGGCAGATATGATGGCCAGCAACCCGCGCTGGTGCCAATCCCTAAGTGAGTGGCAATCCCAGTTTACCCAATGGATCACAAACCCCAGTCCAGAAAGTTTGTTGTTGTCTGCTATTTTCTTTGATTATAGTTATGTTTATGGAGATACGCCACTGGTCACTACGCTGTCTGACCAAATTTTTGAAGTTTTGGACGGCAATACTTTCTTTTATCGCCATATGGCAAGGGACGCAACCAAGAGTCCGGCGTTGCTAGGATTCTTCCGTCAATTTCTGGTGGAGGAAAGCGGGGAGCACAAAGACTTTTTTGATATCAAGCAACGCGCATTGATGCCGCTTATAGATGCTGCACGCGTATTGAGCCTGCACCATAAACTACGCAATATCAACAATACCGCGGGACGTTTTGAACGTCTTGCAGAACTGGAAGAAAATAATAAGGAAGTTTATGAAAGCTGTAGCTATGCGTTTAAGGCACTTTTAAAATTCAGGACAAAACAGGGCTTGCTTCATGACGATTCTGGTCGTTTTATAGAACTTGCCAGTTTAAATAAAGCCGAAAAGCTGAAATTAAAAAGATGTTTTAGGCCTATACGGGATATTCAGGAAATACTTACCGTGCGCTATCAGTTAAAATAG
- a CDS encoding PolC-type DNA polymerase III, whose product MIKLPFFDLFNRKLKNAPAFYKDYAAAFQAKKVKNAPLHSLRFVVFDTETTGLDVRNDRMLSIGAIGIEGNVINVRDTYEYYIHQEKFKAETVPVHGILKQGKQKQISEEDAVKGFLKFIGNSVLVGHHVGFDLAIINYALKRLGAPKLKNKALDTGILYKKTIHQVNILNKDKQYSLDELCADLKIEKADRHKAAGDAFITALAFLKIRGRLDVKGQLTYKHLTRG is encoded by the coding sequence ATGATAAAACTGCCATTTTTTGACCTTTTTAATAGAAAATTGAAAAACGCTCCTGCTTTCTATAAAGACTATGCTGCTGCTTTTCAGGCAAAAAAGGTTAAGAATGCGCCACTTCATTCCCTTCGTTTTGTGGTTTTTGATACGGAAACAACCGGTCTGGATGTTCGCAATGATCGTATGCTCAGTATAGGCGCGATAGGAATTGAGGGAAATGTGATAAATGTGAGGGATACTTATGAATATTATATCCATCAGGAGAAGTTTAAGGCTGAAACCGTTCCCGTACACGGTATTCTAAAACAGGGTAAACAAAAGCAAATTTCGGAAGAAGATGCGGTAAAAGGATTTCTTAAATTTATAGGCAACAGCGTTTTGGTAGGTCATCATGTGGGTTTTGACCTGGCCATTATCAATTACGCATTAAAACGCCTGGGCGCGCCAAAACTTAAGAACAAAGCGCTGGATACAGGGATACTTTATAAAAAAACCATTCATCAGGTCAATATTCTCAATAAGGATAAGCAGTATAGTCTTGATGAACTTTGCGCAGATCTCAAAATAGAAAAAGCCGACAGGCACAAGGCAGCAGGTGATGCCTTTATCACAGCACTTGCATTTCTAAAGATAAGAGGTAGGCTTGACGTAAAAGGGCAACTGACCTATAAACATTTAACAAGGGGGTAA
- a CDS encoding ankyrin repeat domain-containing protein, whose translation MKTDQLFDAIRIGETAQVESLLNENPELIHEKDARGSTPLLLATYYGHMTIAEVLMQREGTINAKDASGNTALMGVCFKGYPEIAKMLIQKGADVNVQNFNGATALIYAATFNQKDIIQLLLQNGADPELKDSRGLKAVDHAKMQGLKDIVNIFEK comes from the coding sequence ATGAAAACAGATCAATTATTCGACGCTATACGCATAGGAGAGACCGCTCAGGTAGAATCACTTTTAAATGAAAACCCAGAGCTTATTCATGAAAAGGATGCGCGTGGCTCTACACCCCTGCTCCTGGCAACCTATTATGGCCATATGACTATTGCCGAAGTTTTAATGCAACGGGAAGGTACCATTAATGCTAAAGATGCTTCTGGAAACACCGCACTTATGGGCGTATGTTTTAAAGGCTATCCAGAAATTGCTAAAATGCTCATTCAAAAAGGAGCAGACGTTAATGTGCAAAACTTCAATGGCGCTACAGCGTTGATCTATGCGGCTACATTCAACCAAAAAGATATTATACAATTGCTGCTTCAAAATGGAGCTGATCCTGAACTAAAGGACTCCAGGGGACTTAAAGCTGTAGATCATGCAAAAATGCAGGGACTTAAAGATATCGTCAATATATTCGAAAAATGA
- a CDS encoding serine hydrolase domain-containing protein, translating into MKIHLLGILLFVFYAGVYAQESYFPESGPNWEKHSAKEAGITAKDLQEAIDFAEANEYTGSRDLRQAILEGFEHEPFHDIQGPTKKRGGPAGMIIKNGYLVASWGDTHRVDMTFSVTKSFLSTVAGLAVDEQIIGSVNDSVSSYVWDGTFDGEHNAGVSWKHLLQQNSDWSGSLWGSADWADRPPKEGGLDDWRYRELNKPGTVFEYNDVRVNVLAYALTNVWRKPLPVILKEKIMDPIGASTTWRWYGYDDAFTIIDGLNMQSVTGGGHSGGGMFISTEDMARFGLLFLNNGNWKGKQLLSERWIKEAIQPSRPNVNYGYMWWINKQGPRHWEGVSEDIYYAAGFGGNFIVVDKANDLVVVLRWLEPSKIENFMQLLGKAL; encoded by the coding sequence ATGAAAATTCATCTTTTAGGAATATTACTGTTTGTTTTTTACGCTGGCGTTTACGCTCAGGAAAGCTATTTTCCAGAATCTGGACCCAATTGGGAAAAGCATTCCGCTAAAGAAGCGGGCATAACTGCCAAAGATCTTCAGGAAGCCATTGATTTTGCCGAAGCAAATGAGTATACCGGTTCTCGGGATTTGCGACAAGCTATTCTCGAAGGTTTTGAACATGAACCCTTTCACGATATACAAGGACCAACAAAAAAACGGGGAGGCCCGGCCGGGATGATTATCAAAAATGGTTATCTGGTTGCGTCCTGGGGCGATACGCATCGCGTTGATATGACCTTTAGTGTTACAAAAAGTTTTCTTTCTACGGTTGCCGGTCTTGCCGTGGATGAGCAGATTATAGGATCAGTCAATGATTCGGTTTCCAGCTATGTATGGGATGGAACTTTTGACGGCGAGCACAACGCTGGGGTAAGTTGGAAGCATCTATTACAGCAAAATTCTGACTGGAGCGGTTCGCTCTGGGGCAGTGCAGACTGGGCAGACCGGCCACCAAAAGAGGGCGGACTGGACGATTGGCGCTATAGGGAACTAAACAAACCGGGAACTGTTTTTGAATACAATGATGTGCGCGTAAACGTGTTGGCCTACGCCCTTACCAATGTATGGCGCAAACCTTTGCCTGTGATCTTGAAAGAAAAAATTATGGACCCTATTGGCGCTTCTACCACCTGGCGCTGGTACGGTTATGATGATGCTTTTACCATAATAGATGGTCTAAATATGCAATCGGTCACAGGTGGTGGCCATTCTGGTGGGGGAATGTTTATTAGCACGGAAGATATGGCGCGCTTTGGCCTATTGTTTTTAAATAATGGTAACTGGAAAGGTAAACAGCTTCTTTCCGAAAGATGGATAAAGGAGGCCATTCAACCTTCCCGGCCCAATGTGAATTATGGCTATATGTGGTGGATAAACAAACAAGGTCCTCGTCACTGGGAAGGCGTTTCAGAAGATATTTATTATGCGGCAGGTTTTGGCGGTAATTTTATTGTTGTTGATAAAGCAAACGATCTGGTGGTGGTATTGCGCTGGTTAGAGCCATCAAAAATTGAAAATTTTATGCAATTATTAGGCAAAGCGCTATAA
- a CDS encoding DUF1440 domain-containing protein — translation MSSNIEAWLEKDTLASNVSRGLISGVLGGLAGTMVKVAIEQVLPVRRPDTKSAQLKMVDELSVVVTGEPISANNKELAEQFVNFPFGASIGATYGYGKRDDMETSLFDGAMLGASTWVGTHETSLPMLGLKEKPEDIPMKLQANELIAHVAFGLTAEVVRAFVARKLRE, via the coding sequence ATGAGTTCAAATATAGAAGCCTGGTTAGAGAAAGATACTCTGGCCTCAAATGTAAGTAGGGGATTAATTTCTGGTGTATTGGGAGGTCTTGCTGGCACTATGGTAAAAGTGGCCATTGAGCAGGTTTTGCCCGTTAGAAGACCTGATACAAAATCTGCACAATTAAAAATGGTAGATGAACTTTCGGTAGTGGTGACCGGTGAACCCATAAGTGCGAATAATAAAGAGCTGGCAGAGCAATTTGTAAATTTCCCCTTTGGGGCAAGTATAGGCGCGACCTACGGCTATGGCAAGCGTGACGATATGGAAACAAGTCTTTTTGATGGCGCAATGCTGGGCGCCAGCACTTGGGTGGGTACACATGAAACCTCTTTGCCCATGCTGGGTTTAAAAGAAAAACCAGAAGATATCCCGATGAAACTTCAGGCGAACGAACTTATAGCGCATGTAGCCTTTGGCCTTACTGCAGAAGTAGTGCGTGCATTTGTTGCCAGAAAGTTGAGGGAGTAA
- the asnS gene encoding asparagine--tRNA ligase, which translates to MIQKNIQYILGQEPRQQELEIKGWVRSFRANRFIALNDGSTINNLQCVVDFEQTDDALLKRITVGAAIAVKGNLVESQGGGQAVEVAAIEITILGDADPEEVKRTILQPKRHSLEKLREQAHLRVRTNTFGAVMRLRSKLSYAIHHYFQENGYFNVHTPVITGSDAEGAGEMFKVTAMDLKNPHKNEDGTVDFKKDFFGKETNLTVSGQLEAETFAMGLGKVYTFGPTFRAENSNTSRHLAEFWMIEPEMAFCDLDGNMDLAEDFIQFVIKYALEHCQDDLEFLEQRLIDEDKSKPAAERAPMKLREKLSFVLENNFKRVSYTEAIDILKNSKPNKKKQFKYPIEEWGADLQSEHERYLVEKHFKCPVILFDYPAKIKAFYMRLNDDQKTVRAMDILFPGIGEIVGGSQREERLEVLQEKMKALDISEKELWWYLDTRRFGTCVHSGFGLGFERLVLFVTGMSNIRDVIPYPRFPQNAEF; encoded by the coding sequence ATGATACAGAAAAACATACAATATATACTGGGCCAGGAGCCCAGACAACAGGAACTTGAAATTAAGGGATGGGTACGCTCGTTTAGGGCAAATCGATTTATAGCCCTTAATGATGGTTCTACAATAAATAACCTGCAGTGCGTAGTAGATTTTGAGCAGACAGATGACGCGTTGCTCAAGCGTATTACGGTGGGCGCCGCTATTGCGGTAAAAGGCAATCTGGTAGAAAGCCAGGGCGGCGGACAGGCAGTTGAGGTCGCGGCTATCGAAATTACAATCCTGGGCGATGCTGATCCCGAAGAAGTAAAACGCACCATTTTACAGCCTAAAAGGCACAGTCTTGAGAAATTGAGGGAGCAGGCTCATTTACGCGTGCGCACAAACACTTTTGGTGCGGTGATGCGTTTGCGCTCTAAACTTTCTTACGCCATTCACCATTATTTTCAGGAAAACGGTTACTTTAATGTACATACGCCGGTAATTACCGGGAGTGATGCAGAAGGTGCTGGCGAAATGTTTAAGGTAACCGCGATGGATCTAAAAAATCCCCATAAAAATGAGGATGGAACTGTGGATTTCAAGAAGGATTTCTTCGGAAAAGAGACAAATTTGACAGTTTCTGGTCAGCTGGAAGCAGAGACTTTTGCCATGGGTCTGGGCAAGGTGTATACTTTTGGCCCAACATTTAGGGCAGAAAATAGTAATACTTCACGTCATTTGGCCGAATTCTGGATGATAGAACCAGAAATGGCGTTTTGTGATCTTGACGGAAATATGGATCTCGCGGAAGATTTTATTCAGTTTGTAATTAAATACGCATTGGAGCACTGTCAGGACGATCTTGAATTTCTGGAACAGCGCTTAATAGATGAAGATAAGTCAAAGCCCGCGGCAGAACGCGCGCCCATGAAGTTGCGTGAAAAGCTGAGCTTTGTACTTGAAAACAACTTTAAAAGGGTAAGTTATACCGAGGCCATTGACATCCTTAAAAATTCCAAACCAAACAAGAAAAAACAATTTAAGTACCCCATCGAGGAATGGGGAGCTGATCTACAGAGCGAACATGAGCGCTACCTGGTAGAAAAACATTTTAAATGTCCGGTAATTTTGTTTGACTATCCTGCAAAAATAAAGGCGTTTTACATGCGTCTCAATGATGATCAAAAAACGGTGCGGGCGATGGACATTTTATTTCCCGGTATAGGTGAGATCGTAGGAGGTTCTCAACGGGAAGAGCGCCTGGAAGTGCTACAGGAGAAAATGAAAGCCCTTGATATTTCTGAAAAGGAATTATGGTGGTATCTTGATACCCGTAGATTTGGTACTTGTGTACACAGTGGCTTTGGTCTTGGTTTTGAACGTCTGGTATTGTTTGTTACCGGTATGAGCAATATACGTGACGTGATCCCATATCCCAGGTTTCCACAAAATGCAGAATTTTAA
- the rpoN gene encoding RNA polymerase factor sigma-54, producing MLKQQLNFKLSQKLSPQQIQLMKLIQLPTQAFEQRVKQELEENPALDSGKEEANDEFEEFDNTDQEEQDSESIETEINVDDYLSDDEIPSYRLNASNYSADDEDKQIPYASGTSFTQYLQGQLNTFRLDEEELQIAKFLIGSVDESGYLRRSMADIVDDMAFTQNIYTSVDKIERILMLVQTLDPAGVGARGLEECLLIQLKRREATESVSLAIDILENAFDHFTKKHYAKLISKFNITEDQLRNAIEEIEHLNPKPGSSYSSNSRIVEHVVPDFTIRIADGELDLSLNGRNAPQMHVSREYSDMLKGYKASKEKSKSQKDAVMFIKQKLDSAKWFIEAIKQRQQTLFVTMSAIMNYQEEYFLTGDERNLRPMILKDIAEEIDMDVSTVSRVANSKYVDTPYGTKLIKVFFSESMTNDQGEEVSTREIKKILEITIQEENKRKPLTDDKLAKILKEKGYPIARRTVAKYREQLDVPVARLRKEI from the coding sequence ATGCTCAAACAACAATTAAACTTCAAGCTTTCCCAGAAGCTCTCGCCGCAGCAGATCCAGTTGATGAAACTGATTCAATTGCCTACTCAGGCATTTGAACAGCGCGTAAAGCAGGAGTTAGAGGAAAACCCCGCACTTGATTCCGGCAAAGAGGAAGCAAATGACGAATTTGAAGAGTTTGATAATACAGATCAGGAAGAGCAGGATTCTGAATCTATAGAAACCGAGATTAACGTAGATGATTATTTATCTGATGATGAGATACCCAGTTATCGCTTAAATGCAAGCAATTACAGTGCAGATGATGAGGACAAGCAGATCCCCTATGCTTCTGGTACTTCTTTCACACAATACCTACAAGGCCAGCTAAATACATTTCGGCTTGATGAAGAGGAGCTGCAAATCGCTAAATTTTTAATAGGTAGTGTTGATGAGAGCGGTTATTTAAGACGTTCTATGGCAGATATTGTAGATGATATGGCTTTTACCCAAAACATCTATACTTCGGTTGATAAAATAGAGCGCATATTGATGCTTGTTCAAACCCTTGATCCCGCAGGAGTAGGTGCACGCGGATTAGAAGAGTGTCTTTTGATTCAATTAAAGCGCAGGGAGGCTACAGAGTCTGTTAGTCTTGCAATTGATATCCTGGAGAATGCGTTTGACCATTTCACAAAAAAGCATTACGCCAAACTAATTTCCAAATTCAATATCACCGAAGATCAGCTGCGCAATGCTATTGAAGAAATAGAACATCTTAACCCTAAACCTGGAAGTTCCTATAGCAGTAATTCCCGTATTGTGGAACACGTTGTCCCAGATTTTACCATTCGCATTGCAGATGGGGAACTTGACTTAAGCCTGAATGGCAGGAACGCGCCGCAAATGCACGTTTCAAGGGAATACAGTGATATGCTAAAAGGGTATAAAGCTTCTAAAGAGAAAAGCAAATCGCAAAAAGACGCGGTTATGTTTATTAAGCAAAAGCTAGATTCGGCAAAATGGTTCATTGAGGCTATAAAACAGCGCCAGCAGACTCTTTTTGTTACCATGAGCGCGATCATGAACTATCAGGAAGAATATTTTCTAACCGGGGATGAACGTAACCTGCGCCCCATGATCCTCAAAGATATTGCAGAGGAGATCGATATGGACGTTTCTACGGTTTCGCGTGTAGCCAACAGTAAATATGTGGATACACCCTACGGAACTAAACTGATAAAAGTTTTTTTTAGTGAAAGTATGACCAATGATCAGGGAGAAGAAGTGTCTACCCGCGAGATCAAAAAAATACTGGAAATTACCATTCAGGAAGAAAACAAGCGTAAACCGCTTACCGATGATAAACTCGCTAAGATTTTGAAAGAAAAGGGCTATCCCATAGCAAGAAGAACTGTGGCAAAATATA